From Rhodococcus sp. B7740, one genomic window encodes:
- the miaA gene encoding tRNA (adenosine(37)-N6)-dimethylallyltransferase MiaA, with protein MVDGASDSATTPVAVIGPTATGKSDLALDLAEELGGEIVNIDAMQQYRGMDIGTAKVPVAQRRGIAHHQLDVLEVTDIATVARYQEAAVADVEDIRSRGSRPIIVGGSMMYVQSLLDEWAFPATDPVVRAKWEAVLERDGVEEIHRVLTAADPEAAASILPTDGRRMVRALEVVELTGQPFAASAPKIGAPRWGTVVLGVDRDTAELDERIAERTRLMFETGLLDEVEGLLALGLREGVTASRAIGYAQALDVLAGDYDVEHARERTFIGTRRYVRRQRSWFRRDERVRWLDGTSPTLTSDALSAIDPS; from the coding sequence GTGGTTGACGGGGCGAGCGATTCGGCCACGACACCGGTCGCGGTCATCGGGCCGACTGCCACAGGAAAGTCCGATCTGGCTCTCGATCTGGCCGAGGAACTCGGCGGCGAAATCGTCAACATCGACGCGATGCAGCAGTACCGGGGGATGGACATCGGGACCGCGAAAGTGCCCGTCGCGCAGCGGCGCGGGATTGCGCACCACCAACTCGATGTGCTCGAGGTCACCGACATCGCTACCGTCGCCCGCTACCAGGAGGCTGCGGTCGCCGACGTCGAGGACATTCGATCGCGGGGTTCGCGGCCGATCATCGTCGGCGGATCGATGATGTACGTCCAGTCGTTGCTCGACGAGTGGGCGTTTCCGGCCACCGACCCCGTCGTTCGAGCGAAATGGGAAGCCGTCCTCGAGCGCGACGGCGTCGAGGAGATCCATCGCGTGTTGACGGCCGCCGATCCCGAGGCTGCCGCGTCGATCCTGCCCACCGACGGCAGGCGGATGGTCCGAGCGCTCGAGGTGGTGGAGCTGACCGGGCAGCCGTTCGCGGCATCGGCCCCGAAGATCGGTGCACCTCGCTGGGGCACGGTGGTGTTGGGAGTCGACCGCGACACGGCCGAACTGGACGAGCGGATCGCCGAGCGCACTCGGCTGATGTTCGAGACGGGATTGCTCGACGAAGTGGAAGGGCTGCTCGCCCTGGGACTGCGCGAGGGCGTCACCGCGTCGCGGGCGATCGGGTACGCGCAGGCTCTCGACGTGCTGGCGGGGGACTACGACGTCGAGCACGCACGCGAACGGACATTCATCGGAACCCGACGCTACGTACGACGCCAGCGATCCTGGTTTCGTCGCGACGAACGCGTCCGGTGGCTCGACGGCACCTCGCCGACGCTGACCTCGGACGCACTGTCCGCGATCGACCCCTCCTAG
- a CDS encoding amino acid ABC transporter ATP-binding protein, protein MISLKSVDKHFGDLHVLKDINLEVPAGQVVIVVGPSGSGKSTLCRTINRLEPIDSGAIEVDGDLLPAEGKALAALRADVGMVFQSFNLFAHKTILQNVMLAPMKVRKQKKDEAEKSALALLERVGIANQADKYPAQLSGGQQQRVAIARSLAMNPKVMLFDEPTSALDPEMVNEVLDVMTSLAKEGMTMLVVTHEMGFARKAGDRVIFMADGAVVEDTDPETFFKSPKSERAKDFLGKILGH, encoded by the coding sequence ATGATCTCGCTCAAATCCGTCGACAAACATTTCGGTGATCTGCACGTCCTCAAGGACATCAACCTGGAAGTGCCGGCCGGTCAGGTCGTCATCGTCGTCGGCCCCTCCGGCTCGGGCAAGTCGACTCTGTGCCGGACGATCAACCGCTTGGAGCCGATCGATTCCGGTGCCATCGAGGTCGACGGAGATCTACTTCCCGCGGAAGGCAAGGCCCTTGCGGCCCTGCGCGCCGACGTGGGCATGGTGTTCCAGTCGTTCAACCTGTTCGCGCACAAGACGATCCTGCAGAACGTCATGCTCGCGCCCATGAAGGTACGCAAGCAGAAGAAGGACGAGGCCGAGAAGAGCGCCTTGGCTCTGCTCGAACGCGTGGGAATCGCCAACCAGGCCGACAAGTACCCCGCTCAGCTCTCCGGTGGTCAGCAGCAGCGTGTCGCCATCGCGCGATCTCTCGCCATGAACCCCAAGGTGATGTTGTTCGACGAGCCGACCTCGGCCCTCGACCCCGAGATGGTCAACGAGGTACTCGACGTCATGACCTCGCTCGCCAAGGAGGGCATGACGATGCTCGTCGTCACCCACGAGATGGGCTTCGCCCGCAAGGCCGGCGACCGCGTCATCTTCATGGCCGACGGAGCCGTCGTCGAGGACACCGATCCCGAGACCTTCTTCAAGTCGCCCAAGTCCGAGCGTGCCAAGGACTTCCTCGGCAAGATCCTCGGTCACTGA
- a CDS encoding class III extradiol dioxygenase subunit B-like domain-containing protein yields the protein MFRAAALVPSPPLLVPELMGAGAARTGDLRTAAVDATTHLASTVDRWIAVGVDRVSSTYGTATVGTFRGFGVDVVVSLSGGAAHSAADPDLPLAVLIAGWLRGVAAPDAAVEVRTIAADASPGSCAEFGEQLRREFDASAETWGVLLLADGANTLTPKAPGSFDERAEGVQRSIDDALASADVDALAHLDPDLCASLGVGGRAAWQVLAALAGADATTTAELYRGAPFGVGYFVGTWARG from the coding sequence GTGTTTCGTGCCGCGGCCCTGGTGCCCTCTCCACCGTTGCTGGTCCCCGAACTGATGGGCGCGGGGGCGGCCCGGACAGGCGATCTGCGGACCGCCGCCGTCGACGCGACCACCCATCTGGCGTCGACGGTCGACCGCTGGATAGCGGTCGGCGTCGACCGCGTGTCGTCCACCTACGGCACGGCCACCGTCGGCACGTTCCGGGGCTTCGGAGTCGACGTGGTGGTGAGCCTGTCCGGCGGCGCAGCGCACTCTGCGGCAGATCCGGACCTGCCGCTGGCGGTTCTGATCGCCGGATGGCTGCGCGGGGTGGCAGCGCCCGACGCTGCGGTCGAGGTCCGCACGATCGCGGCCGATGCGAGCCCCGGGTCGTGCGCCGAGTTCGGCGAGCAGCTGCGCCGAGAGTTCGACGCCTCGGCGGAGACCTGGGGCGTTCTGCTGCTGGCAGACGGGGCTAACACACTGACTCCGAAGGCACCCGGATCGTTCGACGAGCGCGCCGAGGGGGTCCAGCGCAGTATCGACGATGCCCTCGCGAGCGCCGACGTCGATGCATTGGCGCATCTGGATCCGGACCTGTGCGCTTCGCTCGGTGTCGGCGGCAGAGCGGCGTGGCAGGTGCTGGCGGCACTCGCTGGAGCCGATGCGACAACGACGGCCGAGCTCTACCGAGGTGCGCCCTTCGGGGTCGGATACTTCGTGGGGACCTGGGCTCGTGGTTGA
- a CDS encoding Rv2732c family membrane protein, which yields MTDTDGPDRVVPSRSAEELGRTERAVMTELDPGARAMVVAGLVLVLLVTFALPHTGSASGFDVLTGGEAAVAESIALPSRVFVVLVLTFGVVMSVLALVTRIWALAWAALAGCAVSSVYGMLSIWTRQTVPDNLQGAGPGIGLIIAWIAVIALTFHWLKAVWNKTNAQLAAQEQRRIAAASGEQKLRLWDGHSAP from the coding sequence ATGACAGACACAGACGGACCCGATCGCGTCGTACCCTCTCGATCCGCCGAGGAACTCGGGCGAACGGAGAGGGCGGTGATGACGGAACTGGACCCGGGAGCGCGGGCCATGGTCGTGGCCGGGCTGGTACTGGTCCTGTTGGTCACGTTCGCGTTGCCGCACACCGGATCGGCCAGCGGATTCGACGTGCTCACGGGTGGAGAAGCCGCAGTTGCCGAGTCCATCGCGCTGCCGTCACGCGTCTTCGTCGTGCTGGTGCTGACGTTCGGCGTGGTGATGTCGGTGCTCGCGCTCGTCACCCGTATCTGGGCGTTGGCGTGGGCCGCCCTCGCGGGATGTGCGGTGTCGTCGGTGTACGGCATGCTCTCGATCTGGACGCGGCAGACCGTGCCGGACAACCTGCAGGGTGCCGGACCGGGAATCGGACTGATCATCGCGTGGATCGCCGTCATCGCGTTGACGTTCCATTGGCTCAAGGCCGTGTGGAACAAGACGAACGCCCAGCTCGCGGCCCAGGAGCAGCGACGCATCGCCGCCGCGTCGGGCGAACAGAAGCTGCGCCTGTGGGACGGCCACTCGGCCCCGTAG
- a CDS encoding DUF349 domain-containing protein, translating to MTDPNAGTPTTPEAASSDAAAQTPGATAPGAANQGGPKPGGGPKPGSGPKPGGGPRPGGPGPGSPRPGGSAGAKPHPTPSHVPTAIPTVAPASDPSKFGRVDDDGTAWVTTADGERQIGSWQAGDAAEGLAHFGRRYDDLATEVALLEARLTSGTGDAKKTKAAASALLESLPTAAVIGDLDLLARRLDAVVEHSDAAAAVAKHERELERAEHTARKEALAVEAEQIGSESTQWKHAGDRLREILDEWKTIRGVDRKIDDALWKRYSKARENFNRRRGAHFADLDRERGAAKTRKEELVERARALSSSTDWGPTAAAFRDLLVEWKASGRAPRDADDALWKNFKAAQDVFFAARNAAASERDAEFEANAEAKEALLAKTHIDPSKDLDAARSALRDLQDKWDAIGKVPREKMQELEGKLRAIEKSVHDAVEAQWRRSDPEAVARAAQFRERVAQFEDQAAKATAAGKTKDAERALAQAQQWREWADAAESAVDEL from the coding sequence ATGACCGACCCGAACGCCGGCACTCCCACCACCCCCGAGGCTGCATCCTCGGATGCAGCCGCCCAGACCCCCGGTGCGACCGCGCCCGGTGCAGCGAACCAGGGCGGACCCAAGCCCGGCGGTGGACCCAAGCCCGGCAGTGGACCGAAGCCCGGTGGAGGACCCAGGCCCGGCGGCCCGGGTCCCGGCTCTCCTCGTCCCGGCGGTTCGGCCGGTGCCAAGCCCCACCCGACCCCCTCCCACGTCCCGACCGCGATCCCGACGGTCGCGCCTGCGAGCGACCCCAGCAAGTTCGGCAGAGTCGACGACGACGGCACCGCATGGGTGACCACCGCCGACGGTGAGCGGCAGATCGGGTCCTGGCAGGCAGGAGACGCGGCGGAAGGACTCGCCCATTTCGGTCGGCGCTACGACGATCTGGCCACCGAGGTCGCTCTGCTGGAAGCTCGATTGACCTCAGGTACCGGCGATGCCAAGAAGACCAAGGCCGCGGCGTCCGCGTTGTTGGAGAGCCTGCCGACCGCTGCTGTGATCGGCGACCTCGATCTGCTCGCCAGGCGACTCGACGCGGTCGTCGAGCATTCGGACGCCGCAGCAGCGGTGGCCAAACACGAAAGGGAGCTCGAACGCGCCGAGCACACCGCGCGCAAGGAAGCCCTCGCCGTCGAAGCCGAGCAGATCGGTAGCGAATCGACCCAGTGGAAGCATGCGGGCGATCGGCTGCGAGAGATCCTCGACGAGTGGAAGACGATTCGCGGGGTCGACCGCAAGATCGACGATGCCCTGTGGAAGCGGTACTCCAAGGCACGGGAGAACTTCAACCGTCGCCGCGGTGCCCATTTCGCCGATCTCGATCGTGAGCGCGGTGCGGCCAAGACTCGGAAGGAAGAACTGGTCGAGCGGGCCAGAGCCTTGTCGTCGTCCACGGACTGGGGACCCACCGCAGCAGCGTTCCGCGATCTGCTGGTGGAGTGGAAGGCATCCGGCCGTGCCCCACGCGATGCCGACGACGCGCTGTGGAAGAACTTCAAGGCCGCACAGGACGTGTTCTTCGCTGCCCGCAACGCCGCGGCCTCCGAGCGGGACGCCGAGTTCGAGGCCAACGCCGAGGCCAAGGAAGCCCTGCTGGCCAAGACACACATAGATCCGAGCAAGGACCTCGATGCCGCCCGTTCGGCACTGCGCGACCTGCAGGACAAGTGGGATGCCATCGGCAAGGTTCCGCGCGAGAAGATGCAGGAACTCGAGGGCAAGCTGAGGGCGATCGAGAAGTCCGTCCACGACGCGGTGGAGGCCCAGTGGCGTCGTTCGGATCCCGAGGCCGTCGCCCGCGCCGCCCAGTTCCGCGAGCGGGTGGCTCAGTTCGAGGATCAGGCCGCCAAGGCGACCGCAGCAGGCAAGACCAAGGATGCCGAGCGTGCGCTCGCACAGGCGCAGCAGTGGCGCGAGTGGGCCGACGCAGCAGAGAGCGCCGTCGACGAGTTGTGA
- a CDS encoding PTS fructose transporter subunit IIABC: MSTPTEDQQIIAEDLILLDADLGESKEAVIERLAGVLASAGRATETDALRDAALAREAQSATGLPGGIAIPHCRSEAVTSASLGFARLNPKVDFGAPDGPADLVFLIAAPAGAGSAHMKLLSSLARALVKPEFVTSLRNASSAAEIVTLVDGVINPAAKPPVTAPAAAPVSTAKHSAAATPAETAAPKHIVAVTACPTGIAHTYMAADSLVAAGERAGVTVHVETQGSSGSTPLDPSIIAGAEAVIFATDVGVKGRERFAGKPVISSGVKRAINEPDVMLTEALRAALNPDAARVGGTAVAAGSTESAGELGWGTRIRQILLTGVSYMIPFVAAGGLLIALGFLLGGYEISGVAEDIVVNNSITSLPEGGIAAYLGAVLFQIGALSFSFLVPALAGYISYAIADRPGLAPGFTAGAVAVLVGAGFIGGLVGGLIAGFVALWISKWKIPAVLRGLMPVVIIPLFATLIVGAIMFLLLGKPLAAITSGLTDWLNGLSGSSVIILGIILGLMMCFDLGGPVNKAAYAFATAGLSVTDTASLRIMAAVMAAGMVPPLAMALASTVRSRLFTEAERENGKAAWFLGAAFISEGAIPFAAADPFRVIPSMMAGGAVTGAMIMAFDVTLSAPHGGIFVFFAIGNILWFIVSLAVGTIVSAFLVVSAKQFVKGKNAPTEAELDPALATV; encoded by the coding sequence ACGCCGCTCTGGCCCGCGAGGCGCAGTCGGCAACCGGCCTGCCCGGCGGCATCGCCATCCCGCACTGCCGCTCCGAAGCGGTCACCTCGGCCTCTCTCGGATTCGCCCGTCTGAACCCTAAGGTCGACTTCGGTGCCCCCGACGGCCCCGCGGACCTGGTGTTCCTCATCGCCGCTCCTGCCGGTGCCGGTTCGGCCCACATGAAGCTGCTCTCGAGCCTTGCGCGCGCACTGGTGAAGCCGGAATTCGTCACCTCCCTGCGCAACGCGTCCTCGGCCGCCGAGATCGTCACCCTCGTCGACGGGGTCATCAACCCCGCCGCCAAGCCGCCCGTGACGGCCCCGGCCGCAGCTCCCGTGTCGACTGCCAAGCACAGCGCGGCCGCCACCCCGGCCGAGACCGCTGCCCCGAAGCACATCGTCGCAGTCACCGCCTGCCCCACCGGAATTGCGCACACCTACATGGCTGCCGATTCACTCGTCGCAGCGGGCGAGCGTGCCGGAGTCACCGTTCACGTCGAGACCCAGGGCTCGAGCGGCAGCACGCCGCTGGACCCCTCGATCATCGCCGGAGCCGAAGCAGTCATCTTCGCCACCGATGTGGGCGTCAAGGGTAGGGAGAGGTTCGCCGGTAAGCCCGTCATCTCCTCGGGCGTCAAGCGCGCCATCAACGAGCCCGACGTCATGCTCACCGAAGCCCTTCGCGCTGCACTGAACCCGGACGCAGCCCGCGTCGGCGGTACCGCAGTGGCCGCAGGCTCCACCGAATCCGCGGGCGAACTCGGCTGGGGCACCCGCATCCGCCAGATTCTCTTGACCGGCGTCAGCTACATGATTCCGTTCGTCGCCGCCGGCGGTCTGCTGATCGCCCTCGGCTTTCTGCTCGGCGGATACGAGATCTCCGGAGTTGCCGAGGACATCGTCGTCAACAACTCCATCACCTCCCTGCCCGAAGGCGGAATCGCCGCCTACCTCGGTGCCGTGCTCTTCCAGATCGGCGCACTGTCCTTCAGCTTCCTGGTGCCCGCACTGGCCGGCTACATCTCCTACGCCATCGCCGACAGGCCGGGACTCGCGCCAGGCTTCACCGCCGGTGCCGTGGCCGTTCTCGTCGGCGCAGGCTTCATCGGCGGCCTCGTCGGTGGTCTCATCGCCGGCTTCGTCGCACTGTGGATCAGCAAATGGAAGATCCCCGCGGTACTGCGTGGCCTGATGCCCGTCGTCATCATCCCGCTGTTCGCCACCCTCATCGTCGGCGCGATCATGTTCCTGCTGCTCGGCAAGCCGCTCGCCGCGATCACCAGCGGACTGACCGACTGGCTCAACGGTCTCAGCGGCTCCTCGGTCATCATCCTCGGCATCATTCTCGGCCTGATGATGTGCTTCGACCTCGGCGGACCGGTCAACAAGGCTGCCTACGCATTCGCAACCGCAGGCCTGTCGGTCACCGATACCGCATCACTGCGCATCATGGCAGCTGTCATGGCCGCAGGTATGGTGCCGCCGCTGGCCATGGCACTGGCCTCGACCGTTCGCTCGCGTCTGTTCACCGAAGCCGAGCGTGAGAACGGCAAGGCTGCCTGGTTCCTCGGGGCAGCATTCATCTCCGAGGGTGCGATTCCGTTCGCCGCGGCGGACCCGTTCCGCGTCATCCCCTCGATGATGGCCGGCGGCGCAGTCACCGGTGCCATGATCATGGCCTTCGACGTCACCCTCAGCGCTCCCCACGGCGGAATCTTCGTGTTCTTCGCCATCGGAAACATCCTGTGGTTCATCGTGTCTCTGGCCGTCGGCACCATCGTCTCGGCGTTCCTGGTCGTCTCGGCCAAGCAGTTCGTCAAGGGCAAGAACGCCCCGACCGAGGCCGAGCTCGATCCGGCACTCGCCACCGTCTGA
- the dapF gene encoding diaminopimelate epimerase, with translation MEFAKGHGTQNDFVVLPDPAAELELTRSAVSVLCDRRQGLGADGILRVARAGVLRDAGVLDRMPPGVEPEDWFMDYRNGDGTIAEMCGNGVRVFAHFLRVHDLEQRDQFVVGSRAGARAVTVHSFDDTDADVTVAMGDVTLMGSSSATLAGGTYEGIGIDVGNPHLACVDGALTRASLGALDFTQPPTLDSEFFPHGANVEILTRLDDGAVQMRVFERGVGETRSCGTGTVAAAAAALSYEGLETGEVSVGVLGGRVRVNIDHVGATLRGPSVLLARGEIDDRWLKAQP, from the coding sequence ATGGAATTCGCCAAAGGCCACGGAACTCAGAACGACTTCGTCGTGCTGCCGGATCCGGCAGCCGAGCTCGAACTCACCAGGTCGGCGGTGTCGGTGTTGTGCGATCGACGCCAGGGCCTCGGTGCCGACGGGATTCTGCGCGTCGCCCGGGCCGGTGTGCTCCGAGATGCAGGCGTACTCGACCGAATGCCGCCGGGTGTCGAGCCCGAGGACTGGTTCATGGACTACCGCAACGGTGACGGCACCATCGCCGAGATGTGCGGCAACGGTGTGCGGGTGTTCGCGCACTTCCTGCGGGTGCACGACCTCGAACAACGTGACCAGTTCGTGGTGGGTTCGCGGGCAGGCGCACGCGCTGTGACCGTTCACTCGTTCGACGACACCGACGCCGATGTCACCGTGGCCATGGGGGACGTCACGCTGATGGGCTCGAGCTCGGCGACCCTCGCGGGCGGGACGTACGAGGGCATCGGAATCGACGTCGGCAATCCTCACCTGGCCTGTGTCGACGGTGCGTTGACACGCGCATCTCTCGGCGCGCTCGACTTTACCCAACCGCCGACACTGGATTCCGAGTTCTTCCCCCACGGTGCGAACGTCGAGATCCTGACCAGGCTCGACGACGGTGCCGTCCAGATGCGTGTGTTCGAACGTGGCGTCGGGGAGACGCGATCGTGTGGCACCGGAACCGTGGCAGCGGCCGCAGCGGCGCTGTCCTACGAGGGCCTCGAGACCGGGGAGGTGAGCGTCGGTGTGCTCGGCGGTCGGGTGCGTGTGAACATCGATCACGTCGGTGCCACTCTGCGCGGACCGTCGGTGTTGCTGGCCCGGGGCGAGATCGACGACCGGTGGCTGAAGGCCCAGCCCTGA
- a CDS encoding HPr family phosphocarrier protein gives MPSTTVAVGSSIGLHARPAALIADAVAEAGVDVTLAVADSEPVDAGSALMIMTLGATKGTEVTVSSDDQAAHDKVVALVEADLDA, from the coding sequence ATGCCCAGCACCACAGTCGCCGTCGGATCCTCGATCGGTCTGCACGCTCGACCCGCAGCACTGATCGCCGACGCCGTCGCCGAAGCCGGCGTGGACGTCACCCTCGCAGTGGCCGACTCCGAGCCCGTGGACGCAGGTTCGGCCCTGATGATCATGACGCTCGGTGCCACCAAGGGCACCGAGGTCACCGTCAGCAGCGACGACCAGGCAGCACACGACAAGGTGGTCGCCCTCGTCGAAGCGGACTTGGATGCCTGA
- the hflX gene encoding GTPase HflX, producing the protein MTNSHETSPAGEPVDDGRDDIDGAPETESAWTREESDAWSRRLARSPLGDENSPSSGDMQLEDRTALRRVAGLSTELTDVTEVEYRQLRLERVVLVGVWTTGTAAQAESSMTELAALAETAGSEVLEALMQRRDKPDAATYIGSGKAKEVRDIVLATGADTVICDGELTPAQLNALEKVVKVKVIDRTALILDIFAQHATSREGKAQVAFAQMEYMLPRLRGWGESMSRQAGGRAGSNGGVGLRGPGETKIETDRRRIRERMAKLRREIKGMKQARDTKREQRLSGTVPSIAIVGYTNAGKSSLLNALTGSGVLVQNALFATLDPTTRKSTLEDGREIVLTDTVGFVRHLPTQLVEAFRSTLEEVTDADLLLHVVDGSDPLPIDQIKAVREVITEVVREQDAKMPPELLVVNKIDAADPVQLTQLRGLLDGARFVSAKTGEGIDALRDHLAEILSEPDVLVDVLVPYTRGDLVARIHTDGRIVKTAHEEEGTRVEARVPQSLAAALVEFTAIVPSV; encoded by the coding sequence ATGACGAACTCACATGAAACATCCCCTGCAGGCGAGCCGGTCGACGACGGTCGCGACGACATCGACGGCGCTCCCGAAACCGAATCCGCCTGGACCCGTGAAGAGTCCGACGCGTGGTCGAGACGACTGGCTCGGTCTCCGCTGGGCGACGAGAATTCCCCGTCCTCCGGCGACATGCAGCTCGAAGACCGCACCGCGCTGCGTCGAGTGGCCGGCCTGTCCACCGAGCTCACCGACGTCACCGAGGTCGAGTACCGGCAGCTGCGGCTCGAACGCGTTGTGCTGGTCGGAGTCTGGACCACCGGTACGGCCGCGCAGGCCGAGTCCAGCATGACCGAACTGGCTGCATTGGCCGAGACCGCCGGCTCGGAGGTGCTCGAAGCGCTGATGCAGCGACGTGACAAGCCCGATGCCGCGACGTACATCGGTTCCGGTAAGGCCAAGGAGGTGCGCGACATCGTCCTCGCGACCGGCGCCGACACGGTCATCTGCGACGGTGAACTGACCCCTGCTCAGCTCAATGCGCTGGAGAAGGTCGTCAAGGTCAAGGTCATCGACCGCACCGCGCTGATCCTCGACATCTTCGCCCAGCACGCGACCTCACGAGAAGGCAAGGCGCAGGTCGCGTTCGCGCAGATGGAATACATGTTGCCCAGGCTTCGCGGCTGGGGCGAATCCATGTCGCGGCAGGCCGGTGGACGGGCAGGCAGCAATGGTGGTGTGGGTCTGCGCGGACCGGGTGAGACGAAGATCGAGACCGACCGTCGACGCATCCGTGAGCGCATGGCCAAGCTGCGCCGTGAGATCAAGGGCATGAAGCAGGCCCGCGACACCAAACGCGAACAGCGCCTGAGCGGTACGGTGCCGTCGATCGCTATCGTGGGCTACACCAACGCAGGCAAGTCGAGTCTGCTCAATGCGCTGACCGGATCCGGTGTGTTGGTTCAGAACGCTCTGTTCGCCACCCTCGATCCCACCACGCGCAAGTCGACGCTCGAGGACGGTCGCGAGATCGTGCTGACCGATACGGTCGGCTTCGTTCGGCATCTTCCGACTCAGTTGGTCGAGGCGTTCCGCTCGACGCTCGAGGAGGTCACCGATGCAGATCTGCTGCTGCACGTGGTCGACGGTTCGGATCCTCTTCCGATCGATCAGATCAAGGCCGTGCGTGAGGTGATCACCGAGGTGGTTCGCGAGCAGGACGCGAAGATGCCGCCGGAGTTGTTGGTGGTCAACAAGATCGACGCTGCCGATCCGGTTCAACTGACTCAGCTGCGTGGGCTGCTCGACGGCGCTCGATTCGTCTCGGCCAAGACCGGCGAGGGAATCGACGCTCTGCGAGATCATCTGGCCGAGATTCTGTCCGAGCCGGACGTGTTGGTCGATGTTCTCGTGCCCTACACCCGTGGTGATCTGGTCGCGCGAATCCACACCGACGGCCGGATCGTGAAGACGGCCCACGAGGAAGAGGGCACGCGTGTGGAAGCTCGTGTGCCGCAATCGCTTGCGGCGGCGCTCGTCGAATTCACGGCGATCGTGCCCAGCGTCTGA
- the miaB gene encoding tRNA (N6-isopentenyl adenosine(37)-C2)-methylthiotransferase MiaB, with protein sequence MTDPSASVPRSYEVRTHGCQMNVHDSERLSGLLEEAGYVPADAGTDADLVVFNTCAVRENADNKLYGNLGMLRPAKTRNPNMQIAVGGCLAQKDRSTVVEKAPWVDVVFGTHNIGSLPVLLERARHNERAQVEILESLEAFPSTLPAKRESTYAGWVSISVGCNNTCTFCIVPALRGKEIDRRPGDILAEVQALVDQGVLEVTLLGQNVNAYGASFADPDMPRDRGAFASLLTACGSIEGLERVRFTSPHPAEFTDDVIEAMASTPNICPTLHMPLQSGSDRILKAMRRSYRQSKFLGIIDKVRAVMPHAAITTDIIVGFPGETDEDFEQTLDVVRRAKFANAYTFQYSKRPGTPAAEMPDQIPKEVVQERYLRLIALQEEIVLAANRELIGTEVELLVATGEGRKNAATHRMSGRARDGRLVHFAVDADRVSEIRPGDVVTTTLTAAAPYHLIADAGVLTHRRTAAGDAHERGVMPKTAPIGVGLGLPSIGAPAPLPVETGCTA encoded by the coding sequence GTGACGGACCCGTCGGCGTCGGTTCCCCGCAGCTACGAAGTGCGTACGCACGGTTGCCAGATGAACGTCCACGATTCCGAGCGGTTGTCCGGGCTGCTCGAGGAAGCGGGCTATGTTCCGGCAGACGCAGGCACCGACGCCGATCTGGTCGTCTTCAACACGTGCGCGGTGCGCGAGAACGCCGACAACAAGCTGTACGGCAACCTCGGCATGTTGCGGCCCGCGAAGACGCGGAACCCCAACATGCAGATCGCGGTCGGTGGTTGCCTGGCGCAGAAGGACCGCAGCACCGTCGTCGAGAAGGCTCCGTGGGTCGACGTGGTCTTCGGAACCCACAACATCGGGTCGTTGCCGGTGTTGCTCGAGCGCGCCCGGCACAACGAACGGGCACAGGTCGAGATTCTCGAATCCCTCGAGGCCTTCCCGTCGACCCTGCCGGCGAAACGCGAATCGACATACGCGGGCTGGGTCTCGATCTCGGTGGGCTGCAACAACACCTGCACTTTCTGCATCGTCCCGGCCCTGCGCGGCAAGGAGATCGACCGCAGGCCGGGCGACATCCTCGCCGAGGTACAGGCTTTGGTGGATCAGGGTGTACTCGAGGTGACGCTGCTCGGCCAGAACGTCAATGCGTACGGTGCCTCGTTCGCCGATCCGGACATGCCTCGCGACCGCGGCGCGTTCGCATCGCTGCTGACCGCATGCGGCTCGATCGAGGGTCTCGAGCGAGTGCGGTTCACCTCTCCGCACCCGGCCGAGTTCACCGACGACGTCATCGAGGCGATGGCGTCCACCCCGAACATCTGTCCCACCCTGCACATGCCGCTGCAATCCGGATCGGATCGCATCCTCAAGGCGATGCGCAGGTCCTACCGGCAGAGCAAGTTCCTGGGCATCATCGACAAGGTGCGCGCGGTCATGCCACACGCGGCCATCACCACCGACATCATCGTCGGCTTCCCCGGTGAGACCGATGAGGACTTCGAGCAGACGCTCGACGTGGTTCGGCGGGCGAAGTTCGCCAATGCCTACACCTTCCAGTACTCGAAGCGGCCGGGAACGCCTGCCGCCGAGATGCCCGATCAGATCCCCAAAGAGGTTGTGCAAGAACGGTATCTGCGATTGATCGCTCTGCAGGAAGAGATCGTTCTCGCTGCCAACCGAGAGTTGATCGGTACCGAGGTCGAACTGCTCGTCGCCACCGGTGAAGGTCGCAAGAACGCCGCGACGCATCGGATGAGCGGGCGAGCCAGGGACGGCCGACTCGTGCATTTCGCAGTCGACGCCGATCGCGTGAGCGAGATCCGCCCGGGCGACGTCGTCACCACCACGCTGACGGCCGCTGCGCCGTACCACCTCATCGCCGACGCCGGCGTGCTCACGCATCGCCGTACGGCAGCAGGAGACGCCCACGAACGCGGTGTGATGCCCAAGACGGCACCGATCGGCGTCGGCCTCGGACTTCCCTCGATCGGCGCACCGGCGCCGCTACCGGTAGAGACAGGATGCACCGCATGA